The Candidatus Methylomirabilota bacterium DNA segment TTGAGGACCTTCTCGAAGGCGCGCAGCTCGATCTCGAGCGCCTGGTCGATGGGCGCCTGAATACCGTCATCCACCGCTTCAATGATGAGCCGCGTGGCGATGGGCGGCCGCTTGACGATCTCCCGCGCCAGCGCCTTGGCGTCGTTGAGCGTCTCCCCTTCCTTGGACAGGCGGTTGACGAGGCCGATGCGGTAGCACTCCTGGGCGGGGAGCTGGGTGCCGAGGATCAGGTGCTCGAGCGCCAAGCCCCGGCCGACGAGCCGCGGGAAGCGCTGGGTGCCGCCATACCCTGGGATGATCCCGAGGTTCGACTCCGTCTGCCCCATGCGGGCCGTGTCCTTGAGGATGCGGATATGGCAGGCCATCGAGATCTCGCAGCCGCCGCCGAGGGCGTGGCCGTTGATGGCCGCGATGACCGGCTTGGGGAAACGCTCGATGCGCCGGAGCACGGAATTGCCGAAGCGAATGAAGGACGTCACGTCCGGGCCGGAGAAAGCCGAGCCCAGGTCGGCGCCGGCGCAGAAGATCTTGTCCCCGGCGCCCGTGATGATGAGGCACTTCACGGCGGCGTCGGACTCGATCTCGGACAGCGCGGCGTTCAGCTCCCTCATCAGCGCCTCGCTGATGGCGTTGGCGGGCGGGCGATTGAGGGTCAGGACCGCGAAACCCTCCTCGCGGCCCAGGATCATGGTCTCGTACGGCATCGACGGTCTCCTATGCGGTGGGGGCGGCGACGCCCTGAAGGAAAATCTCGGCGACGGCGTCGGCCGTGTCCACGAGCTGGTAGCCGCGCTTGCCGAGCACCCAGGACGTCGCCATCTGGTCCATGGCCCCGAACAGCATCTTCGTGGCGACCTTGACGGGCAGATCGGACCGGAAGCGTCCTTGGGCCACGCCTTCCTCGAGCACGGAGCCGATCAGGGCGAAGTAGGCGCCGATCTCCTGGCTGGAGGCGCCGCGGAAGAACTTCTGCCCCTGGCGCAGCTCCACCTGCACAACCTCGGCAAGATCGGGATTCTCCTCGAGCATGGAGAAGTGCAGCGCCACGAGCCGGCGAACCTTACGGGCGGCGTCGGGCTCGCCGGCGATGGCTTTCCGCAGCGCGCCGACGAACTCGGCCATCTTGTCGCGGAAGAGCGTGACCAGGATATCGTCCTTGGTCTTGAAGTAGAGGTAGATGGTACCGGCGGCGATGCCGGCCTCGCGGGCGATGTCGGACACGCGCGAGTTGTAGTAGCCCTTGCGGGCGAAGACCCGCACGGCGGCCTCGATGATCTGCTGCGGCTTGTCTGGGTCACGCATGGCGGATGACTGAACCGCCGTTCATTCTAAGTGTGGACATCGGGCGAGTCAATCCGGTTCTCAGGAGCCCCGCGGCGATCAGGTGCGCCGCGCGGATCAGCTGCGCTGAACGAGCAGCGAGTCGATGTAAGAACGCAGCCGGGCGAAATCGTGGACGGCGAGGTTCGCGAAGACCAGCACGGCGCCGCGGGCATCCACGTCCCACACGACTGCCCGGATGTGCATGGGCCCCTGACCGTCCTTGGGCGTGAGCTTGACCTCGACCATGTCCCCCGGCGTCAGCGGGTCGTCAGTCGCGACACGGGCGCCCACGGCGGAAAGGTCCACGGTGCGCCCCTTCGTGGTGCCGGCGTGCCCTTCGATCTGCACCGACAGCTCGATCCCCACGCGCTCGGCCCGTCGCCGGAGGTCCCAGGTGGGCACGAAGGCCTTGACGCGATCCGCCACGCCGACGGGCAGCTTACCGAAGTTCACGCCGATCCCTCCCGGGTCGCGCCGGACGACCTCCGCCGAGATCTCGAGCTCGCCCCCGTCGCGCGGCAAGGTCACGCGGAGCTTGACGGCCTCCCCCACGGCAACGTTCGAGTTAACGCGAAGCTTCATGCCCGAGAAGCTCACGTCGATAACATCGCCGGTCACCAGGCGGCCGTCGGAATCTTCCACGATGGCCGGCCACGGCACGGTCACCCGCGGGTTCCGCCTGCGCTCCCGGCCCGTCAGGGCCTCTTCGTTGACCTCGGGTCCCTGCCCGGGCCTGTTCGGGGAACTCATAAGGTACTAACTAGACTGGCTCCGGTTCCCCTGTCAAGCACAGCAGGCGCCCCGCCTCGACGCCCCTTCCTTGACCCACCAGATCGGGCCGCGTAGGATGCGAGCCCATGGCGATCAAATACCGCATCGGGATCATGCCGGGCCCCTGGCCACCGGGGCGGGAGAGCGGGCAGTTTCTCTTCACTCTCGCGGAGTTCTGCGAGAAGAGCGACATCGATTCGATCTGGTTGTCTGACCGACTCTCCTCGCCTGCTCCGGTGCCCGAGGTCATGACCTCGCTGGCCGCCATAGCCGCCCGGACCCAAAAGCTCAAGTTCGGCCCGAGCGTGCTCGTCCTGCCCTACCGCACCCCGGTTGTCGCGGCCAAGGAGATGGCCACGATCGACTGGCTGTCGCGCGGGCGCCTCTTCCCTGCGGTCGGGGTCGGTGTCGAGCTGCCGCGCGAGTTCGATGCCTCGGGCGTGCCCTTCAAGGAGCGCGGCCGGAGGACCGACGAGGCGATCCGGGTGATGCGTCTCCTCTGGACGCAGGACGAGGTGTCGTACCAGGGCGAGTTCTTCAAGCTGGACCGCGTCACGATCTTCCCGAAGCCGTGGCAGAGCCCCCCGCCCATCTGGATCGGCGGCAAGAGCGAGGCGGCGCAGAAGCGCACGGCGCGGCTCGGCGACGGGTGGATCCCGTCCTTCATCACGCCCGAGGAGTTCCGCGTGGGCGTCCAGAAGGTGCAGGAGCTCGCCGCGGCTTCGAGCCGGCAGGTCCCCGAGGACCACTTCGGCACCCTCATCAACTACACGGTGGCCGGGAGCGAAGCCGAGGCGCTGGCCATGGCCCAGCCCTATCTCCCGCGCGGTCGCGTGGATGAGACGACCATGCGCGCCTGCACCGCCTTCGGTCCGGTCGAGGTGCTTGCCTCGCGCATCGAGGAGTACGCGAAGGGCGGGGGCTCGAAGTTCATCCTGCGCCCGCTCTGCCCGCCCGACCGTATGCTCGCCCAGCTCGCCCTGGCCGCCGAGCACGTCATCCCCGAGTACCACCGCAGGTAAGCCCCGCGACGTCAGCACCTAGCTCTGAGTGAGGATCGCTGCGAGGAGGGCGGGGTCGATATTGCCGCCAGACAGGACGACGCCGACCCGGGAGCCCTTGGGCATGGGCAGCTTGCCGGTGAGGACGGCGGCGGCGGGAACGGCGCCGGTGGGCTCTACGAGAATCTTGCAGCGGAGCAGCAGGAAGCGCACCGCCTCGGAAATCTCCTTGTCCGAGACCAGCAGCACGCCGGCGAGATTCTGCTTGTTGATCGGGAAGGTCAGCGCCCCGGGCGAGAGGTTGCGGATGCCGTCGGCGATGGTGGGCGGCGGCGCGATGGTCACGCGCTCGCCCTTCTTGAAGGAGAGATAGGTGTCGTTGGCGGTGTCCGCCTCCACGCCGTAGATCTGCATCGCCGGACGGAGCGCCTTCGCCACCGTGCTGCAGCCGGCCATGAGCCCGCCCCCGCCCACGGGCGTCAGGAGCGCGTCGAGGTCGGGGACGTCTTCGAACAGCTCGAGCGCCGCCGTCCCCTGCCCCGCCATGATCGCGGGATCGTCGTAGGGCGGGACGAGGACGCGGCCCGTCTTCGCCACCAGGTCCGCGGCGCGCGCCTCGCGGTCCTCGGTCTGTCTGTCGTAGTAGACCACCTCCGCGCCGTAGCCCTTCGTGGCCGCCACCTTCAAGGCCGGCGCGTCGGTCGGCATCAGGATGATGGCCGATGCGCCGGTCAGCCTGGCGGCGAGGGCCACGCCCTGGGCGTGGTTGCCAGAGGAGAAGCCGACGACGCCGCGCGCGCGCTCCTCGGCGGTGAGCGTCAGAAGCTTGTTGAGCGCGCCGCGGATCTTGAAGGCGCCCGCCCGCTGGAGATTCTCGCACTTGAAGAAGACGGACCAGCCGCACAGATCGTCGAACGAACGGCTCGTGATGACGGGCGTGCGGTGAATGCGTCCCTTGAGGCGGGCCGCCGCGGCGCGCACGTCCTCGATGCCGATCGCGCTCTTCATGTGACACGGATTATAGAGCAGCGCCGAAGGGCGGGGTATACTTCGCGCATGCGAACTCTCGCCGCATTCGCCGCATCCGTCGTCCTGCTCCAGGGTTGCTCCCTCGTCAACATCGACCTCCACCCGCGCATCCAACCGCTCGAGGAAGAGACCGTCGAGGGCAAGGGCAAGGCCAAGATCCTCTTGATGGACGTCTCGGGCGTGCTCTCCGACGAGACGGGCGGCCTGGTACTGGGCTCACCGCCGCCGCGCGTCCCGATCGTGGCGCGGGTGCGCGAGGAGCTTCAAAAGGCCGAGAAGGACGACAACGTCAAGGCGCTGATCGTGCGCATCAACAGCCCGGGCGGCACCATCACGGCGTCCGACCTCATCTATCGCGAGATCGACACCTTCAAGACCCGACGCAAGATCCCGGTGATAGCGGTGACGATGGACGTCGCCGCCTCGGGCGGCTACTACGCCGCGCTCGCGGCGGACACCATCGTCGCCCTGCCGACGTCGGTCACGGGCAGCATCGGCGTCATCATGCTCACGGTCAACGCTAAAGGATTGATGGAGAAGATCGGCGTGGCGCCGCTGGCCATCAAGTCGGGCGAGATGAAGGACGCGGGCTCACCCTTCCGGCCCCTCACGGCAGAGGAGCGTGCGGTCTTCCAGTCGGTCATCGACCAGATGTACGGCCGCTTCGTGACCTTGATCGCCCGCTCGCGCAAGATCCCGGAGGACCGCGTCCGGACGTTCGCCGACGGGCGGATCTACACGGCCGAGCAGGCCAAGGCGCTCGGTCTCGTGGACGAGATCGGCTACATGGACGACGTCGTGAAGGCCGCGCGCAAGGCCGCGGGCGTCGAGGAAGCGCGCGTCATCATGTACCAGCGCCCGAAGGACTACCGCGCCAACTTCTACTCGGCCGCGCCCAACCCGGCGCCAGGACTCGAGAGCTCGCTCCAGCAGCTGACGGCGCTGGTCAGCGGCTCAGGCCCCCGCTTCCTCTACCTGTGGTGGCCCTGAGCCGCTGAGACGGCCGACACGCCTCAGCGAGTCAGGAGCCCGCGGGCCGCCGGAACAGGATGTGGCAGGAGTCGCAGCCGACGCGGCCGAAGTCCTTGACGATGTCGGCCACGACCCTGTCGTCCTTGGCCTTCGCGGCGTCCCGGAGCCGTTCCGACCAGATCGTCAGGTTCTTGGCCGAGGCCTCGAACTCGCTCCAGCGCTGCCAGATCTCGGGCTTAGCCCGCGACTTGCCGTTGAGGGACCCCTCAGGGAATAGCGACGGGATCTGCAGGGCCGTGATCGCGATAACCTCGGCGTTGGCGGCGATGCCCTCGATGTTCCCGGTCTTGAACTTGCTCCGGATCTCGCCAAGCTGCTCCTCCTGCACGCGCCCCAGGCGCTGCCGGTCGAAGATCAGGTCACCTGTACCGATCATCCGCTGGGACCCAACGACGCAGCCGGCGGCCGTGACGGCCACCGAGGCGGCAAGGAGGATGTTGCGGAGCCGTACGCCTCCTCCCCTCATCTCGCCTCCTTGACGTTGGACATCTCCTGCCCGGCTACTCGATCCTGTTCGTCACCGCCGGGATGCTCTTGAGATACCGCGCGATGGCCTGGAGATCCGCCTTCGTCATGTCCTTGAAGCCCGCCAGCGTTCCCAGGATCGCCTCCTCCATGAGACCGCCGGCGACATCCCCGTCCGGCCGCTTCCCCGTGCCGAGGTAGGTCGCGATCTGCTCCTCGGTCCAGTCGCCGATGCCCGTCGCATTATCCGGCGTGATGTTCGGCGTCGCCTGCCCCTCGGGCCCGGTCTTCTTGGGATTGCCGGCGAGGAAGCGCGAGTTGTCCACGGCCATGGTCAGGGCCGATCGCGGCGTGTGACACTCGCCGCAGTGGCCGACGGCGCGCACGAGGTACTCGCCGCGCGCGACACCCGCGGCGGGCGCGGCGGGCGGAGGCGTCTCGGTCGCCGCGAAGGCCCTGAGCCAGGCGGGCAGAAACACGCTCTCGAACATCGGCATCGTGATCTTCTTCGGCGTATTGGGCCGGTTGACCGGCGGGACCGTTCGGAGGAAGGCTACCAGCGCCCCCAGGTCATCCTCGGCCATGCCGTTGAAGGAGGTGAAGGGGTGCACCGGCAGGATGCGATCGCCGTTGGGACGGCGGCCGAGCCGGATCGCCGTGATGATCTGCTCGTCCGTCCAGCCTCCGATGCCGGTCTTGGTGTCGGGCGTGATGTTGGGTGAGTACACGGTGCCGAAGGGCCCGTCGTATTTCCTGCCGCCCGCGTTGGCGGCACCCTTGGGCTCGGTGTGGCAGCCGCAGCCGCCCGTGGCGCCGAAGATGTACTTGCCCCGGGCGATCTCGGCCGGCGACGCCGCAAGCGCGGGGCTGGCGGCATGCAGAAGCACGGCGATCGCTATCAACCCGATGGCCATACCCATGCCGATACTGCAAACGCCCGTCGCCCCGAACAGGTTCCCCCCTCTCACCGCACCGGCGCCTTGCCGCCGTAGGCGACGTAGTCCTGCTCCTCGTTCCACAGCACCCACAACCCCTCCCCTTCCTCCTTGGTGATCTTACGGTTTTCGGGAGACGGTCCCGAGGCCGGCACCAGCACTTCCTGCAGCTCCGGGAGGCGAAGCTCCCACGGGGCCGCGGGGCTCGAGCCGCGGACCACGGCCAGGCCGTGGTAGGTACGCACGATCACCGATCCGTCCCGGTTGAGGCGAAAGCCCACGCCGCCCTCGCGCACGGCGACGCGGGCAGGCCCCGCGATCACCTCGATGGGCGCCTGGGCATGGATCCCGGGCGTCACGGCCACCCAGAGCCAGCCGCGATCGAGTCGAAGACGTATGGGCTGGGGATCGGTCCCCGCGCCGGCCGGAGCCCCCGCCTGAGCCAAGATGAACACCTGCGTCAGCGCCGCCAGGCGGATGGAGTGGCTGCCGCCCGTCCGGAGCGTGGTCCTCACGGCCGGGCTGGTCCGGACGCCGTCGCCCTCGCGGACCTCGTCGCGCAGCTCGGCCGTCACCCACTTCGTGTCGCCCTTCTTGAAGAGCTCGGCCTTGCCCGTCAGGGTCACGACGGTGGCCGGCAGCTCGGCGGGCTGGGCGGCGGCGGAAGCCGCCCCCATCAGGAGCGCCGCCAGGCCCGTGGCCCCTCGACACACGCGCAGGATCATGATTGCTCCTTCAACCGACACCTTGGCACATCTCACCTGGGCACCTAGCGCCCCGTCCAGTTGGGCGCGCGCTTCTCGAAGAAGGCCTTGATGCCCTCGCGCGCATCGTCGGACAGCGCGACCAGGGTGATCATCTCACGCAGGTACCGGAGCGAGGCGCCGTACTCCATCCCCGCCACGGTCGCGGCAGCCTCCTTGGCGAGACCCAGCGCCGTCGGCGAAAAGCCGGCAAGCGACCGCGCCAGCGCGTCCACGGCGGGCGAGAGCTCGGCCCGCGGCACGAGGCGGCTCACGAGGCCCATCTCGTAGGCCTCGCGCGCGCTGACCTGCTCGCCCGAAAGCACCATGAGCATGCCGCGCTTGCGCCCGACGCTCCGGAGGATGGGCGCCATCACGATGAGCGGCAGAAGGCCTATCTTGATCTCGGGCAGCCCGAACACCGCGTCGTCGGCGGCGACCACGATGTCGCACCCTGCGGCGAGGCCGCAGCCGCCGGCCAGCGCGAAGCCGTGGACCTTGGCGATGACGGGCGTCTTCATGCGGGCCATGGCCTCGAGGATACGC contains these protein-coding regions:
- a CDS encoding enoyl-CoA hydratase-related protein, yielding MPYETMILGREEGFAVLTLNRPPANAISEALMRELNAALSEIESDAAVKCLIITGAGDKIFCAGADLGSAFSGPDVTSFIRFGNSVLRRIERFPKPVIAAINGHALGGGCEISMACHIRILKDTARMGQTESNLGIIPGYGGTQRFPRLVGRGLALEHLILGTQLPAQECYRIGLVNRLSKEGETLNDAKALAREIVKRPPIATRLIIEAVDDGIQAPIDQALEIELRAFEKVLKTEDAGEGIQAFFQKRPAQFKGR
- a CDS encoding TetR/AcrR family transcriptional regulator; translated protein: MRDPDKPQQIIEAAVRVFARKGYYNSRVSDIAREAGIAAGTIYLYFKTKDDILVTLFRDKMAEFVGALRKAIAGEPDAARKVRRLVALHFSMLEENPDLAEVVQVELRQGQKFFRGASSQEIGAYFALIGSVLEEGVAQGRFRSDLPVKVATKMLFGAMDQMATSWVLGKRGYQLVDTADAVAEIFLQGVAAPTA
- a CDS encoding PilZ domain-containing protein, with translation MSSPNRPGQGPEVNEEALTGRERRRNPRVTVPWPAIVEDSDGRLVTGDVIDVSFSGMKLRVNSNVAVGEAVKLRVTLPRDGGELEISAEVVRRDPGGIGVNFGKLPVGVADRVKAFVPTWDLRRRAERVGIELSVQIEGHAGTTKGRTVDLSAVGARVATDDPLTPGDMVEVKLTPKDGQGPMHIRAVVWDVDARGAVLVFANLAVHDFARLRSYIDSLLVQRS
- a CDS encoding TIGR03619 family F420-dependent LLM class oxidoreductase — encoded protein: MAIKYRIGIMPGPWPPGRESGQFLFTLAEFCEKSDIDSIWLSDRLSSPAPVPEVMTSLAAIAARTQKLKFGPSVLVLPYRTPVVAAKEMATIDWLSRGRLFPAVGVGVELPREFDASGVPFKERGRRTDEAIRVMRLLWTQDEVSYQGEFFKLDRVTIFPKPWQSPPPIWIGGKSEAAQKRTARLGDGWIPSFITPEEFRVGVQKVQELAAASSRQVPEDHFGTLINYTVAGSEAEALAMAQPYLPRGRVDETTMRACTAFGPVEVLASRIEEYAKGGGSKFILRPLCPPDRMLAQLALAAEHVIPEYHRR
- a CDS encoding threonine/serine dehydratase yields the protein MKSAIGIEDVRAAAARLKGRIHRTPVITSRSFDDLCGWSVFFKCENLQRAGAFKIRGALNKLLTLTAEERARGVVGFSSGNHAQGVALAARLTGASAIILMPTDAPALKVAATKGYGAEVVYYDRQTEDREARAADLVAKTGRVLVPPYDDPAIMAGQGTAALELFEDVPDLDALLTPVGGGGLMAGCSTVAKALRPAMQIYGVEADTANDTYLSFKKGERVTIAPPPTIADGIRNLSPGALTFPINKQNLAGVLLVSDKEISEAVRFLLLRCKILVEPTGAVPAAAVLTGKLPMPKGSRVGVVLSGGNIDPALLAAILTQS
- the sppA gene encoding signal peptide peptidase SppA, with the translated sequence MRTLAAFAASVVLLQGCSLVNIDLHPRIQPLEEETVEGKGKAKILLMDVSGVLSDETGGLVLGSPPPRVPIVARVREELQKAEKDDNVKALIVRINSPGGTITASDLIYREIDTFKTRRKIPVIAVTMDVAASGGYYAALAADTIVALPTSVTGSIGVIMLTVNAKGLMEKIGVAPLAIKSGEMKDAGSPFRPLTAEERAVFQSVIDQMYGRFVTLIARSRKIPEDRVRTFADGRIYTAEQAKALGLVDEIGYMDDVVKAARKAAGVEEARVIMYQRPKDYRANFYSAAPNPAPGLESSLQQLTALVSGSGPRFLYLWWP
- a CDS encoding cytochrome c translates to MRGGGVRLRNILLAASVAVTAAGCVVGSQRMIGTGDLIFDRQRLGRVQEEQLGEIRSKFKTGNIEGIAANAEVIAITALQIPSLFPEGSLNGKSRAKPEIWQRWSEFEASAKNLTIWSERLRDAAKAKDDRVVADIVKDFGRVGCDSCHILFRRPAGS
- a CDS encoding cytochrome c — translated: MAIGLIAIAVLLHAASPALAASPAEIARGKYIFGATGGCGCHTEPKGAANAGGRKYDGPFGTVYSPNITPDTKTGIGGWTDEQIITAIRLGRRPNGDRILPVHPFTSFNGMAEDDLGALVAFLRTVPPVNRPNTPKKITMPMFESVFLPAWLRAFAATETPPPAAPAAGVARGEYLVRAVGHCGECHTPRSALTMAVDNSRFLAGNPKKTGPEGQATPNITPDNATGIGDWTEEQIATYLGTGKRPDGDVAGGLMEEAILGTLAGFKDMTKADLQAIARYLKSIPAVTNRIE
- a CDS encoding enoyl-CoA hydratase-related protein, whose amino-acid sequence is MSYETLLVDVNDAVASVTLNRPEVRNALNATLIRELEQAFGKLEADEAARVIVLEGAGDKAFCAGADLKGVGDRGTTLQARESFGGLARILEAMARMKTPVIAKVHGFALAGGCGLAAGCDIVVAADDAVFGLPEIKIGLLPLIVMAPILRSVGRKRGMLMVLSGEQVSAREAYEMGLVSRLVPRAELSPAVDALARSLAGFSPTALGLAKEAAATVAGMEYGASLRYLREMITLVALSDDAREGIKAFFEKRAPNWTGR